aaagaagcagctaccaccaccgagaccaacattcatgataccaatgccaatgccaacaccaatgccaacaccaatgacaacaccaatgtcaacaccaatgtcaaccacaaccgatctatccggcttgccgccgcagcgagcaagagtgtgaagcgagaatcgacgatcgcgtgggagaaggcatggacaaagggaggatcaaagaggacagcgaggaggacgaggaggatgatcgaggtgccaagcaagtcaaatttgacttattggaagggcctgcggaaagcgacaacatcagttttgatccaactccgcacaggtatcatcggacttgctgaatatctgtccaaaatcaagcgaagcgactcaccgcgctgtcaatgtgacctgggaaaccagagtgtgaagcatgtcttgctggagtgcccgcttctgaaggaactgcggtcggagatggtggaggaattgtttatggagggggtgtcgacaacgcttggagaacaagcaatgttgacagaagtgaaggcagcgccgatcgtggcgaagttcatgatcgcatcgggactcttgggacagtttcagtcagtggactcggtcgccatgggtaaggagcagggggaggaggattcaaaaccgaaaccaacccaagacactgcgaatgttggagaaacagggaacacatcacagtggccgggcgccaggtccgccgaggtcacctcacaccaacgcacatggagaacaacgcacgctgccgatgaagacgaagaagcatggcgccatgacccgaacctattcgtgttcgacctgccggagtgatgcagcaagtagacctggcagtcctggggatacagggactcggtgactcggggagctggatgaagaagtggaggtagagaagtgaagaagtggaaggtgcattgcagagaaagaaggggacactctgcgcccgcggggactacgggaaaccatctacaccgggcagatggattgactttctttacattatttcttttgtcttgtttgcattacgccggccggtttgtggccttacttttcaggtggcaggacctcgagaaatcgagtcctgctcacagggtggatctgcatactgggaatgcaccaccatttatcgtcgggagcgggctctgggacgcaacccccgcatagcagcatgtatgtaaagcgagctaaatcgggtcaatgaattcatcatcatcatcatcatcatcatataGAAACGACTCAACATATTGTTTTGCAGCATCACTTGCAAAAGCTGTTTCTCCCCGCGCAATACTGAGGCCAGATTGTCACCGATTGCATGTACTAGCTGCAGGTCAATTTGGTTTGGATATTTCTCATCCAGCGCCTTCAGAGCCTCAAGTCCATCGGCGAGCCATTCCCGCCTTACTACCGGATGTATACCTTTCTTGACCGATTCGAGGTGATTTTCAAAGGCCTCACACATTCTCTGGTGATACCACGCTAGACTGGCCCGCTCGGGAGGGTCGAATTCTTCGAGAAGACGTTGCATGTAGTAAAGGGCTGCACGATCAATAGCTGCAGCGAGATCCATTTCCACCCCATCGTTTGTGAAATCGCGCTCTGGCATAATTAAATTCAATGATGCATCGGCCTGCCACACGGTCTCACTGAATATTTGGCGATCCTGCGACTCGGTTGGCTCAGCAATGGCTTTCAACAGAAGACCCTCGATTTGCACAACAGCGTCTCCAGATAAGGTATTGTAGACATGCATGTCACCGAGAAGCGATGTTGGAGTCCggtctacaacataggagTCCAGGTTTACCATGACTGTTCCTTCTGCTTCGACGACCGACACTTTCGGATTGACAAGCACACGCTGTATTTTCACGGGAAGGAGCGTGTTCGTCACTTGCTCTGTGCTTGGATGCGATCGAGCGACGAAGAGAGACTGAAAAACAACATCTAGTAATGCAGGATGGATCACATAGTCATTATCCAAATCCGACTGCGACCAAGTTGCAATCGACGTGGCATAGTCCAGCGAGCGCTGCACGTTCGATAGGCCCCTGAAGATCCCTTGGTAGTTCAATCCAATCCCGCTAAAGACACTGTAGACCCGATCTACATCGACATTGAGCAGACTCGGTGGTACAGGCTCTCTACGTGGTAGCCCATCGACTGATGATGAGCCAAAATGGACCAGTACTCGACCGTTGCATGTATGGACCATGGACCCCGTTGAAGAGTCTGagcaagaaaagaaagaaaatttGGCTTTCAGCACGGTGTCATTGTTTGAATCCATCAACCTAGCGATGAACATTGTTTCAATGCCCTCCTTGTTATCTGGGATAAGAACTGGTCGCCGGATATCGACTTCCTGCACCTCCAAGAGGCGGATAGTTCGTCCTGCTGCCAGTTGCTTGCCAGCCTCGAGTGCTAGGGAGACATATGCTGCTCCGGGAAGCAGTATCTGTCCCAAGACTTCGTGGCCACGGACCCAGGACAGCTCGCTGCATTTAAGAACATTGCGCCAGCGGAGCTCGTGCTCCGCATCATTGAGCATCCGGCGTCCTAGCAGCTCGTGGTAGTGGTCGGTACCCGTCCGGAATTGCTTAGAGACGCGTGATTCACGCCAGTAAATCTTGTCATGATCCCAGCAATATGATGGTAGATCTTTGAGCATACGCGGAGGAGGACGAGTTGCAGGTCCATAGAATGTACTAAGGTAGCCATCGAAATCCACAAAGGAAGGACCCAAATGGGACCAGTGAAAGCCCAAAGCCCCTGAAATTGCTTCCACGTCACTTTCGCTACGTCGCAAGACACCAGTGTAAGCGGGTGCAGAACCAAAGACTGCTTTGATGGTTTGCTCAGCAGGGCCCTTGAGGGCAGGATGAGGGCCAACCTCGATGGCAACATCCCAGGGACCGCCGTGCCAAATGGATGATTCCATCGCCTGAGAGAACATCACTGTTTGGACCATGTTAGCCACCCAGTACGGGCCCTTGAGGGACTTCAGGTCTCCTTTCAGCAGCTGTG
The nucleotide sequence above comes from Penicillium digitatum chromosome 1, complete sequence. Encoded proteins:
- a CDS encoding polyketide synthase-nonribosomal peptide synthetase; this translates as MPLCFGLSGLSGLHLDVTTAENSPLSPGSERILTLAIGSTPGWGVGRLGVAASNAPQSVTLSGDLDAVEEAKRYFDNQNIFARQLKVDTAYHSHHMQPCTEPYLRSLLACDIEVRRPRKGCFWNSSVRGDTQLLKGDLKSLKGPYWVANMVQTVMFSQAMESSIWHGGPWDVAIEVGPHPALKGPAEQTIKAVFGSAPAYTGVLRRSESDVEAISGALGFHWSHLGPSFVDFDGYLSTFYGPATRPPPRMLKDLPSYCWDHDKIYWRESRVSKQFRTGTDHYHELLGRRMLNDAEHELRWRNVLKCSELSWVRGHEVLGQILLPGAAYVSLALEAGKQLAAGRTIRLLEVQEVDIRRPVLIPDNKEGIETMFIARLMDSNNDTVLKAKFSFFSCSDSSTGSMVHTCNGRVLVHFGSSSVDGLPRREPVPPSLLNVDVDRVYSVFSGIGLNYQGIFRGLSNVQRSLDYATSIATWSQSDLDNDYVIHPALLDVVFQSLFVARSHPSTEQVTNTLLPVKIQRVLVNPKVSVVEAEGTVMVNLDSYVVDRTPTSLLGDMHVYNTLSGDAVVQIEGLLLKAIAEPTESQDRQIFSETVWQADASLNLIMPERDFTNDGVEMDLAAAIDRAALYYMQRLLEEFDPPERASLAWYHQRMCEAFENHLESVKKGIHPVVRREWLADGLEALKALDEKYPNQIDLQLVHAIGDNLASVLRGEKQLLQVMLQNNMLSRFYMMMMMMMMNSLTRFSSLYIHAAMRGLRPRARSRR
- a CDS encoding Aldehyde dehydrogenase (AldH12), putative is translated as MLTEVKAAPIVAKFMIASGLLGQFQSVDSVAMGKEQGEEDSKPKPTQDTANVGETGNTSQWPGARSAEVTSHQRTWRTTHAADEDEEAWRHDPNLFVFDLPE